The genomic segment CAGCCACCTCTCCAGCAGTGAAAGTTGTGTGTGATTCTTTCGCCAGGATGTGGAACCCTCTTCACCTGCCTCCCTCGCCGGCCTGTGCCCCTACACAGACTATGTGATTGGCTCAGACCAGATCCTCCAGGAGGTGAGAGGTCCATGGCTTGTGAGGCTGGGGGGTGGCGGACTGGGGGCTGCTCATGGGACGTGTCTTGTTCTGTTTGGGAGCAGGGCTCAGGTGCTGTGTCTGTCCTAGTCCGAGGACTTCTTCACACTCATTGAGTCCCACGAGGGGAAGCCCTTGAAGCTGATGGTGTATAACTCAGAGTCCGACTCCTGCCGGGAGGTGACTGTAACTCCCAACGCAGCCTGGGGTGGAGAGGGCAGGTACTTCCTGGCATTGGAGGGCTTTGGGTGGGCAGGGGCCATGAGTCCAGAGTccctgtggtggggggtggagagttgGGGTCCTGGGAGACAGCTTTTCAGCCCTCTCACTTTGGATAGTGTGTGGGGTGGCAGAGATAGGCAGAACTGTggggagacccccccccacacatgtACTGAACCTTTCTGACCTTTGGCAGTCTGGGGTGTGGTATTGGCTACGGGTATCTGCACCGGATTCCAACCCAGCCTCCTAGCCACCACAGGAAGCCACATGAAACCCCATCACTTGGTaccccatcacctggcccctcgttACCTGATAGCTCATCACAAGCTACTCCTTCACCGGGAGCCCTGCCATCTGGACATACCCCCCAGGATTTTCCTGATCTTCTTGGCCCAGAGATGAGCTCCAGGCAGGGTGACTATGTGgaggtatgtgggggggggggggggcatggaacTGGGTGGGGCGGAGGGAAGGCAGGAGACTCCCTCACAGGGACAGTAGGAGCAGAAGGGCCCTTCCTGGGACTGTGCGCCTTTCGGCTCCTGCCACTGAGGTCTGGGGTAAGGTTGGTGTTGAGGCATTAGTTGTCTCTTCCACTTCATGGGGAACCCAGAGCTCGGAGTTAGGCAGGGCCTAGTCGGTGTGCCAGGCAATCTCTGGTAAAGTCACGTCAAGGGTGGGGTGTGCAGAGCCCCAGGAGGCTGCTTGTCTGCATCTCTTCAGGGGAGCACAGGCCATGACTTCTTGGCTACCAAGCTGCTGCCTGCCGCCTGTGCAGGGTCACAGTGAATTCAAGGAAGTCTTCTTCCTGTGCGCTACTGGTGGGGCCTGGCCAGGGGAGCACCTCTGACTCCTCAGTAGTGTGGTCTTGCTGTTGCTGTGGTGGCGGCCAGTTGAGCCTTTCTGGCAGACCACCGAGGCCGTCTGCCCTCTCGGACAGAGTGGTGCTCACTGGGCCAGCATGAGGAGAAGACTGCAGTCACTGATTGCCCCTCCCTGTTCCCTCTTCTTCCCcgaccccccccacccacccctttccCCCAGGCTCTACTGCAGGCTCCTGGCCCCTCCATGGAGGAAACACTTCTGGAGACTGGGAGTCCGGGTCAGGGTGTTCCAGACGTTGAGCTCGGGGGACTTCCATGCCCCATGGAGATTCCCCTTCAGCCTCCACCTCCAGTGCAGCGAGTCATGGATCCAGGTAGTGAGCGAGCCCTGGACAGAAGCTTAAAGTGGGGCCCAGGCGCAGGGCTCAGACCATTTTCAGAACTGCTCAACCGTCCTGGCTCAGGGATGCAAAAAGTCTTAGACGCTCCGATCCTCAGTGTGGAGAGTCTGCTGTGTGGATGGGGGGGAGCCTGCTCAAGGTGACACAGCTAATTGGGGCCAGGGCAGGCTGAGCCACTGCCAGTGCACTACTTCTGTGATGCCTAACCCCAGGCCCCCTTCTTTCCTCAAACAGGTAGTGGGGAGCCTCTTTAGAACTGGGTGGGGGAGGCACCAGGGGCTGAGACTGGCTTCATGGGCTGGGCAGAGTGAGCCCAGGGCACTGGCCCTCCAGCAGTTGGGATTCTGTACCGACAAAGAACTGCACCCCTTCCCACAGGCTTCTTGGATGTGTCAGGCATCTCCCTCCTGGACAGCAGCAATGCCAGTGTCTGGCCCAAccttccttcttcctcagagCTCACCACCACAGCCGCCTCAGCCTCTGGGCCAGAGGACGTCTGTTCCAGCAGCAGTTCTCATGAGCGTGGTGGTGAGTGGCACTTTCTGAAGTCTTTTGGGAAGGACCCTGGGATGCTGGAAGGGCTGTCTCCAGTCTCTCCCTTGTGCTAGGCTGGCCTTTGGTTGCCAGATCAAAGCATCTGTACACAAGATCtcgcctggggtggggggggttactGCTCCAGGTCACACTGACCTTAGATTTCACAGACCTTCtcagtcccccaccccctctgttcCAGGTGAGGCCACATGGTCTGGGTCGGAGTTTGAGGTCTCCTTTCTGGATAGCCCAGGTACCCAGGCACAGCCAGACCACCTGCCTCAGCTGACTCTCCCTGACAGCCTCACCTCTGCAGCCTCGCCGGAGGATGGGCTGTCTGCTGAGCTGCTTGAAGCTCAGGCTGAGGAGGAGCCAGCAAGCACAGGAAACCAGGATTCCGACGCAGAGGCTGAAGCTGACCAGCCAGGTCCGGGTCTCTAGCGCAGAACAGCACTCTGGGCTAGGACAAGGCTGATGGCTTTTCACGgtcacactgcccagccccagccctgtgTGTTCTGCTTGAGACACGCAGGGGCTTTTgttggggtgtgtatgtgtgtgtgtgtgtgtgtatggtgggggACTGTGTCCACTCAGGCCCTGTATCTGCTCTCCAAGAGATGACCTCCCACCAGTTATTCTGCCTGATGCTCCTGGCTTTGGGGGAATTGAGAATCTCAGACAAGTCCTTTCAGGATGGTAGGGGGCTTGCAGGAGCTGAGGCAAGAGAGCAAAGGATTCCTTGGCTTGGGTGGGACATGGCATCTTGGTGGGTAGTAAGAGGACAGCTTTTGGCCACACCCCCTCAGGGCTGGGACTTGCTCCTGCAGTGGTCACTGGCTGTCAGGAGGCAGAAGGGTCCAGACATGATCAAGTGTGCAGATGGGACGTGGAACATTTGCTAATCACTTTGCAAGGCTTGTCTTGATTCTGCCTGCTCACTCAACCCCACTTGTACTGGAAGGGGCCCTTCAGCCTGGGGACCTGTGACTTTATCTTGTGCC from the Erinaceus europaeus chromosome 21, mEriEur2.1, whole genome shotgun sequence genome contains:
- the GORASP1 gene encoding Golgi reassembly-stacking protein 1 isoform X2; translated protein: MSRVAAMGLGASAEEPAGGSEGFHLHGNKENDTLKALLKANVEKPVKLEVFNMKTMKVREVEVVPSNMWGGQGLLGASVRFCSFRRASEHVWHVLDVEPSSPASLAGLCPYTDYVIGSDQILQESEDFFTLIESHEGKPLKLMVYNSESDSCREVTVTPNAAWGGEGSLGCGIGYGYLHRIPTQPPSHHRKPHETPSLGTPSPGPSLPDSSSQATPSPGALPSGHTPQDFPDLLGPEMSSRQGDYVEALLQAPGPSMEETLLETGSPGQGVPDVELGGLPCPMEIPLQPPPPVQRVMDPGFLDVSGISLLDSSNASVWPNLPSSSELTTTAASASGPEDVCSSSSSHERGGEATWSGSEFEVSFLDSPGTQAQPDHLPQLTLPDSLTSAASPEDGLSAELLEAQAEEEPASTGNQDSDAEAEADQPGPGL
- the GORASP1 gene encoding Golgi reassembly-stacking protein 1 isoform X1 → MSRVAAMGLGASAEEPAGGSEGFHLHGVQENSPAQQAGLEPYFDFIVTIGHSRLNKENDTLKALLKANVEKPVKLEVFNMKTMKVREVEVVPSNMWGGQGLLGASVRFCSFRRASEHVWHVLDVEPSSPASLAGLCPYTDYVIGSDQILQESEDFFTLIESHEGKPLKLMVYNSESDSCREVTVTPNAAWGGEGSLGCGIGYGYLHRIPTQPPSHHRKPHETPSLGTPSPGPSLPDSSSQATPSPGALPSGHTPQDFPDLLGPEMSSRQGDYVEALLQAPGPSMEETLLETGSPGQGVPDVELGGLPCPMEIPLQPPPPVQRVMDPGFLDVSGISLLDSSNASVWPNLPSSSELTTTAASASGPEDVCSSSSSHERGGEATWSGSEFEVSFLDSPGTQAQPDHLPQLTLPDSLTSAASPEDGLSAELLEAQAEEEPASTGNQDSDAEAEADQPGPGL